ATGACGGGGATCACACGGTACGTAGAACCGCCAGAGCCGCGGAGTGCCGGCGAATCCGCCCATGGTTGCGGATTGTGAATTTTTGTGAGGTGCCTTAACCGCGCCTACGGGTAGAGGCCGCGCAGTTCGAAGGCCTTGGCCACGCGGCCCACGCCGAGGACCCATGCGGCCTGGCGGAAGGGGATGTCCCGGTCGCGCGCCTCCTTGATCACCGCCTTGAACGCGCGCACCATCAGGTCTTCCAGGCGTCCGAAGACCTCGCCTTCGGACCAGAAGAACTCGCTGCGGCCCTGCACCCACTCCAGGTAGGTGATGACGACTCCGCCGCCGTTGGCCAGGACATCCGGGAGGAGGGTGACACCGCGCTTGTGCAGGATCTCGTCGGCCGCCGGGGTCGTGGGCGCGTTGGCCCCCTCGACCACGATCTCGGCCTGGATCTGGTTCGCATTGGATCGGGTGATGATGCGCCCCGTCGAAGCCGGAATCAGCACGTCCACCGGCAAGGTGACCAGCGTCCGGGTGTCGATCGGGTCGGTGTCGGGGAAACCGGCGACGCCGCCATGGGCGCGGGAGTATGCCACCAGGGCCGGGATGTCGAGGCCATCGTCCCGGCGGACGCCGCCCGTCTGGTCCGTGGCGGCCACGATCTTGGCGCCCGCCGCGTGGAGGAGCGAGGACGCCACCGATCCGAGGCGCCCGAAGCCCTCGACGGCGATCCGCATGCCCTTGAGGTCTCGCCCGCGTTCTTTCAAGTACTCCTTGAGCACGATCACGACGCCGCGGCCCGCGCCCTCCCAGCCGCCCTGCGTGCCGCCGATGGCCATGGGCTTACCGGTGGCCGCGCCGGGAGCGGCGTACC
This DNA window, taken from Candidatus Tanganyikabacteria bacterium, encodes the following:
- a CDS encoding Glu/Leu/Phe/Val dehydrogenase, whose translation is MSSLLSAEAVAHDSEFKNSILLEHERKTLDEACRLLGIDDGTKERLALPDRVIHTSCPVRMDDGSARILTGYRVQHNNALGPYTGGIRYHQAVDIDVITALAMLQTWQCALMGVPFGGAKGGIAVDPSRYSLGELERLTRRYTSSMSMVFDPAKDIPCPDVNTGPREMAWIMDTWSCNQGYAAPGAATGKPMAIGGTQGGWEGAGRGVVIVLKEYLKERGRDLKGMRIAVEGFGRLGSVASSLLHAAGAKIVAATDQTGGVRRDDGLDIPALVAYSRAHGGVAGFPDTDPIDTRTLVTLPVDVLIPASTGRIITRSNANQIQAEIVVEGANAPTTPAADEILHKRGVTLLPDVLANGGGVVITYLEWVQGRSEFFWSEGEVFGRLEDLMVRAFKAVIKEARDRDIPFRQAAWVLGVGRVAKAFELRGLYP